One region of Anas acuta chromosome Z, bAnaAcu1.1, whole genome shotgun sequence genomic DNA includes:
- the PSAT1 gene encoding phosphoserine aminotransferase — translation MEGGRQVANFGAGPAKLPRSVLLAAQKELVDYKGLGISVLEMSHRTADFTKILNTAENLLRELLNIPENYKVIFLQGGGSGQFSAVPLNLIGLKEGRHADYVVTGAWSAKAAKEAEKYAKVNIVHPKLSTYTNIPDPSTWNLNPDASYVYYCANETVHGVEFDFVPDVKGAVLVCDMSSNFLSRPVDVSKFGVIFAGAQKNVGCAGVTVVIVREDLLGFALKECPVVLDYKTQAANGSLYNTPPCYSIYIMGLVLEWIKNNGGAAAMDKLSLIKSRMIYDIIDKSNGFYVCPVEKKNRSRMNVPFRIGNIKGDEALEKKFLEKAVELNMLSLKGHRSVGGIRASLYNAVTVEDVQKLATFMRSFMQMHQS, via the exons ATGGAGGGCGGGCGGCAGGTGGCCAACTTCGGGGCCGGGCCGGCCAAGCTGCCGCGATCC gtactgctggcagcacagaaagAACTGGTGGACTACAAAGGCCTTGGCATTAGTGTTCTTG AAATGAGCCATCGAACTGCAGATTTcacaaaaattttaaatacagctgAAAATCTCTTGCGTGAATTGCT AAATATACCAGAAAACTACAAAGTTATTTTCCTCCAAGGAGGTGGATCTGGTCAGTTCAGTGCAGTCCCACTTAACCTTATTGGCTTAAAGGAGGGAAGACATGCGGATTATGTGGTTACTGGAGCTTGGTCAGCAAAAGCAGCTAAAGAAGCAGAGAAGTATGCCAAAGTGAATATTGTTCATCCGAAGCTATCAACCTACACAA ACATTCCAGACCCAAGCACTTGGAATCTCAATCCAGATGCATCTTATGTCTATTACTGTGCTAATGAAACAGTTCATGGTGTGGAGTTTGACTTTGTACCAGATGTCAAAGGTGCAGTTTTGGTTTGTGATATGTCATCAAATTTCCTGTCAAGACCCGTGGATGTTTCCAAG tTTGGTGTGATTTTTGCTGGTGCTCAGAAGAATGTTGGCTGTGCTGGAGTTACTGTTGTAATAGTACGTGAGGACTTGCTGGGATTTGCACTGAAGGAATGCCCGGTAGTACTGGATTACAAAACACAAGCAGCGAATGGCTCTTTGTATAACACTCCACCATGCTACAG TATCTACATCATGGGGCTGGTACTGGAATGGATAAAGAATAATGGTGGAGCTGCAGCCATGGATAAACTTAGTTTAATCAAATCACGAATGATTTATGATATCATAGACAAATCTAATGGATTCTATGT ATGTCCAGTGGAGAAGAAGAACCGAAGCAGAATGAATGTCCCCTTTCGCATTGGCAATATCAAGGGCGATGAAGCCCTGGAAAAGAAGTTCCTTGAGAAAGCTGTGGAACTTAACATGTTATCCCTGAAAGGACATAG ATCTGTGGGAGGAATCCGTGCCTCTTTATATAATGCAGTGACTGTGGAAGATGTTCAGAAGCTTGCAACATTCATGAGAAGCTTCATGCAGATGCATCAGTCATAA